A region from the Vicia villosa cultivar HV-30 ecotype Madison, WI linkage group LG3, Vvil1.0, whole genome shotgun sequence genome encodes:
- the LOC131661497 gene encoding very-long-chain 3-oxoacyl-CoA reductase 1-like isoform X1, producing MDYTHFFLVATATLGFISISKSLFHFLTWLYAILIRPTKHLKHYGSWAVITGSTDGIGKSMALELASNGLDILLLGRNPLKLEATSKEILSKFRNVEVKCLVVDLQNNTGDEIMRKIEEAIDGLDVGILVNGAGVAYPYARYFHEVDLDLMDSIIKVNVEGATLVTKAVIPSMIKKKKGAVVNIGSGSTVVLPSYPLVTLYAASKAYLAMFSACTNLEYKHQGIDIQCQIPLFVSTKMTRMKASLFVPTPDVYSKTCMKWIGYEKLVVPYFFHSLQSFVIRAIPDVLLDSYMLSYFLYWRKRGLVKDSKIKASANSEAN from the exons ATGGATTATACACATTTCTTCCTAGTAGCAACAGCCACTCTAGGTTTCATCTCCATATCCAAATCTCTCTTCCATTTCCTCACCTGGCTATACGCCATCTTAATCCGCCCAACAAAGCATCTCAAACACTACGGTTCATGGGCCGTAATTACCGGCTCAACCGACGGGATCGGCAAATCCATGGCTCTAGAGTTGGCATCCAACGGACTCGACATTCTCTTACTTGGCCGAAACCCTCTCAAACTCGAagcaacatcaaaagagatacttAGTAAATTCAGAAACGTCGAAGTTAAGTGCCTTGTCGTAGACCTGCAGAACAATACCGGAGACGAAATAATGAGAAAAATTGAAGAAGCTATTGATGGTTTAGATGTTGGAATCCTAGTGAATGGCGCTGGTGTGGCCTATCCTTATGCAAGATATTTTCATGAAGTTGATTTGGATTTGATGGATTCTATCATTAAGGTTAACGTAGAAGGAGCAACTTTGGTTACAAAAGCTGTGATTCCTAGTATGATTAAGAAGAAGAAAGGGGCTGTTGTTAACATTGGTTCGGGTTCCACTGTTGTTCTTCCTTCTTATCCTCTTGTCACACTTTATGCAGCTTCAAAAGC GTATCTTGCAATGTTCTCTGCATGTACCAATTTGGAATACAAACATCAAGGAATTGACATCCAGTGTCAGATTCCGTTATTTGTGTCGACGAAAATGACAAGGATGAAGGCGTCTCTGTTTGTTCCAACACCGGATGTATATAGCAAAACATGCATGAAATGGATTGGTTATGAGAAACTGGTTGTGCCGTACTTTTTTCATTCTCTGCAGTCGTTTGTCATAAGGGCGATTCCTGATGTATTGTTGGATTCTTACATGCTCAGTTATTTTCTTTACTGGCGGAAAAGAGGACTTGTTAAGGACTCCAAAATCAAAGCATCTGCTAATTCTGAAGCAAACTag